The Calonectris borealis chromosome 28, bCalBor7.hap1.2, whole genome shotgun sequence genome segment GCTTCAGTTCTTCTCAAGTGCACAGGGAAATCTCCATTGCCTGTAGTGTAACTGAAGATACTTGCTGCTGTTCTTGGCCAAGACATAAtgtgctggggagggaaaaagaagggaggtgTGAAGAGAGGGTGGAAACCTCCTTGTTTCTCAGTGGGAGAGTGGACACCTCTCTTGTTCTCAATGGGAGCTGACTGCTGCCATATCTGAAAATCTGACAGTTTGTTTTGTTATCTAATGGGCAAGAGCAGCCTCTTTTTAGTGAAGAGCAGACTCCGAAGTCAACTATCTTGCGGTACTTTGGTCTGAAAATACTGGTCTGTGTTGGCAAGAATGGACAGGGGAATTAATTCCCGTAATATGGGCTGCAGGAAATTACCTACAAGATAAGAGGGCTTgatctttttgaggaaaaaaaaaattacttccttatcTTGATGATGTTTGCTCTGAAGTATCATCTTGTGACTGCCAGTCTGCCTTGCAGGATCATTCAATTACAGCCAGCTCCCGTGGCTGGCATCGCTTCCTTCCTTTCAGAGGTATCGTATTTACCAAAGTATTGCTTGTTTGTCCTGGTATTCTGAGGCCTCTGTTGTCGCCTATTTGCGTGGTGTGCCTGCAGCCCCGTGATGCTGTCCCTGCTCACGTGCTAAAGGAGGATACGACCAGCCCTTCAATTAGGCAGGGatctgaaaggaagaggaaatcaaGGTTATGATCCAGTAAGGGGCACGTGTGAGTCAGTATTAGATATCTGATGGTATGACGAGCAATGAATGAGTCCTACCGCTTTTGGAGGGTCCCAGCTTGTTTGCCTACAGTAACTATTCCTATCTCCTAGGGGGAAACTGCACTGCACTAATGAGGGGTGTTCACACCAGCCAGGCTCTGACTCTCCTTTAGGGTGCTCTGGCTCTCCCCCATGAGGAATTTTTCACTATGCAGAgtacttttcttcattaaaatggcCATGTTAAATAGCGGTGAGGTTCCTCAATGCCTACTTTGTTGAACTGATCTACTCCACAGCTGGCAGCTTTTTAGCAGGTTACTAAACCCATTCATTTCTCACATGCACCCACGTTTCTAATGGCTATGGAGATCCAGCTTTAAAGTCCTCTGAGAGCCATTGGAATGAAGAGCACTTTGTGAAGACATTGTAATTATTATGGGATTTAGGGGTGTGTGGAAATGATTCGTGGAGATGTTTCCCAGCCAGCAGGCTCTTGGAGCCAGGTGAGCTCTTCCCTGGAATGTGAAGCATGCAGCACAGCAACTGGGAGGAACAGGTTTGGCAAGACATTTTAAGTTGTTCACGGCAGACAGCCTCTTCAGAGCCACATCCCTGCTTTACCGACCTCCCAGCTGGATGTTCCTCTCTGCCACACTGGCCCTGGTGAGCTGGAAAAGATGGACACGCTGCGAAGGAGCCTTTCTCGCTGGAAGAGGTACCACATTAAGGTGCACCTGGCTGACGAGGACCTGATGATGCCCCTGACAGTCAAGCCCAGAGACACAGTGATGGACCTACGGGCTCACTTAGTACGGGAGGGCGTCACTTCCTGGAAGAAGACATTTTATTACAACTCCAGGCAGCTCGAGGAGCACGAGACTCTCAAAGAAGCCAACATCCAGAATGGCTCTGTCCTGCTTCTTGTTAGCAATAAAAGGTAGGCAAGGAGCTTGTCTGCAGCAGGGGCGGTGCAAAGGAAGGGGAATGGTCTGACATTTTCCTATTGGGGTTCGCAGAAAGCAGATCAGGAATTCAAACTCTGCAATCTCCAACAGGCAGATTGAGATTCAAGGCTCTTCAGCTCCAGACGTGCTGTGGTGTGAAATAAGGGggtaagaggaggaggaaatctcGTTGATGCTGTCTGTCCTGTCTCTGATCAGGTCTCACTTTCCTGACTACGTAGCCAAGCATAGGGAGAGAGACAAGATGTGCAAAAGGGCAAGGGAGATTGTGCGATGTGGGGGAGTGCTCTGGGAGCTTCTCACTTGTCCTCATTCTTTCTTGTTGTGTCTGGCTCTCGCCATTTCTTTTTAGTAGATACTTTCTGCAAGTATTTGGGGGTGGTGCAGTCCTGCTTTGACAGGGAAGAGCCGTGAACCGCCAGTTTACAGCAAAGCACAATGAGTGCTGGACAGAGACGGCAAGAGGCTGCAGCTTCCCAAAATGTGGCCAGATTGCGGCAGAAAGTACAGTGAGACTAGAGACTTCCAGGATAGCCAGTGCAAAGGAGATCAGTCAGGGCAAGTATTATGTTCCAGTGGGAATGAAAGCTGAGGTAATGGATCTGAGACCCACTGGCCCACAGGATAGTTTAGATTCCGTGGGGTGAATTTATGCTCAGCTGCGCTGTCTTTCCTAATGCCTGGCTTGTTGCTGCCAGCATGATTAATTCTGTGAAGCATTTTGGGGATACCGGGTAGAAGAGGTGAAGAATAGAGCGCGGGTATACCGTGTCTAATTCAGCTTTCTGAATCCTGAGCCCTCTGAGTTACGTGTCTATGCTGATCAGAGTTTCCTCTGCAGAAGAACCTGCACTAAAGACTTCAGTTCCTGATTATATGCCACATACTGGAATGGTCCTATTTTCCAGTCCAGAGGCAGCTTGAAATCTCACACAAAGAAGATTTaataaagcatttcctttcagAGCTCAGCCAGACACAAGAGATTTCACATCGCTCAGCTAACTGCAAACCCCACGTCACCCACGGCCCCTTTCTCCAACATCTCATTTCAGCTCTCTGATTAACTTGGCTCAGCTCCTCCTCTTCACCTTGTTTTTAATGGCAGGAGCAtttctatttgttgttttttccagtgtttattttCCTAAATTGTACAGCCTGAATTTTCAAGAGTAAAAAAGGATTTTGAGGGACTCAGTGGATGAAGTGCACATACTGATGCTCTTTTGACAGATGCCTGATTTCCATAACATGCTATGCACCTTCCCACATGCTGCAAAAGCAGGGCGTAACTGCAGCAATGCAAATCACCAGGAGATCCTGTCCTGTGTGCTGAGTTCAAGGTACCCACTTGAAGTCACTAGCCATTTTTGAAAATTTAGAGCCTTCTGCTGAAAGCTCCAGCTCAGTTTTTGTGAGTACCTGAAAAAGGGAGTGggatttctaatatttttctccttagatTTCATCAAAACCTTCCTGGCTCCTGAACAAGCACCTTTGTCCAATCTCTTATTCCTTTTCCCAGGGCTGCATTGTCGGGAGTGGACAGTCTTTCCCTgtagtcacatctctccttgagtTCTTGGACATGAAGGATTTTTGGGTTGTGACAACCTCAGCCAGTCCCAAAGTATTTTGTGTGGCAGGAGTGATAAATGCCCAGGTACTGGGGATACATTTCTCTAAAGGCTCATGGGGGTGACTGAGCTATCAT includes the following:
- the TINCR gene encoding TINCR ubiquitin domain containing, with amino-acid sequence MDTLRRSLSRWKRYHIKVHLADEDLMMPLTVKPRDTVMDLRAHLVREGVTSWKKTFYYNSRQLEEHETLKEANIQNGSVLLLVSNKR